The Variovorax paradoxus B4 genome includes a region encoding these proteins:
- a CDS encoding alpha/beta hydrolase family protein codes for MESGIRQIAIRDPQSGSSFPAIVQYPSEASSTGTLIGPYHFNATLDAPIAPGRFPVCVISHGGGGSHLLYRSIAGYLARKGFIVVSPEHPGDNRNDGSLSNTDTAAATRPRQASLAIDAVFSDEFLGPAPDARRVCALGHSMGGYTALALVGGNPWSRRGTPIAVQADARVRAAVLLAPATDWFLAPASLADVRSPILVITGAQDQVTPARKIEQALSALPKGILRDLITVDGAGHYSFLTPFPASMQRPGFLPATDPDGFDREQFHAQFPATIHEFLIGVL; via the coding sequence ATGGAATCAGGCATCCGCCAAATTGCGATACGAGACCCGCAGAGCGGTTCGTCCTTTCCTGCGATCGTCCAGTATCCGAGCGAAGCGTCGTCCACCGGAACTTTGATCGGACCGTACCATTTCAACGCCACCCTCGATGCCCCGATCGCGCCTGGCCGCTTTCCGGTGTGTGTGATCTCGCATGGCGGCGGTGGCTCCCATCTGCTCTATCGCTCCATTGCAGGCTACTTGGCGAGGAAAGGTTTTATCGTCGTGAGCCCTGAACATCCGGGCGATAACCGGAACGACGGCTCGCTCTCGAACACGGATACAGCGGCCGCGACTCGCCCACGCCAGGCTTCGTTGGCCATCGATGCTGTCTTCTCGGACGAGTTTCTAGGACCCGCGCCAGATGCCCGGCGAGTATGCGCGCTGGGGCATTCAATGGGCGGGTATACGGCTCTGGCGTTAGTGGGTGGAAATCCATGGTCCCGAAGAGGGACCCCGATCGCGGTGCAGGCTGACGCACGGGTCCGGGCTGCGGTGCTCCTGGCCCCCGCGACGGACTGGTTTCTGGCCCCTGCATCGCTTGCCGACGTGAGGTCGCCGATCCTGGTGATCACTGGCGCACAGGATCAGGTCACCCCGGCGCGAAAGATTGAACAGGCTCTGTCCGCGCTGCCCAAGGGCATCCTGCGAGATCTGATCACCGTGGACGGAGCAGGCCACTACTCATTTCTGACGCCTTTCCCGGCCAGCATGCAGCGGCCCGGGTTTCTACCGGCCACCGATCCAGACGGTTTCGACAGGGAACAGTTCCATGCGCAGTTTCCCGCCACTATCCATGAATTTCTGATCGGTGTCCTGTGA